Proteins from a genomic interval of Qipengyuania sp. JC766:
- a CDS encoding ABC transporter permease: MIALLRSEIAKLRGSLILLLVLVPPLLPGLLIFLAVATNEGAPSWAQLIGQLTMPLWAMFLNAMLLATLATLMGQVEYRTNGWAFVLVQPVPRWQVFVTKLMILVVLHVAMIAMCILGAIVSALAAGYAFDRVPTGDTPLRPALDFVLAMTGGSFAILVLQLWAALRWNNFTVPLAMGIGGTLVGLAVLIAGTEQADWFPWVLALKAGVADSPRWFITTGLVAGIVAAVAMVLDFQRHTFR; the protein is encoded by the coding sequence ATGATCGCTCTGCTGAGGTCCGAAATCGCGAAGCTGCGCGGTTCGCTGATCCTGCTGCTCGTGCTCGTGCCGCCACTGCTGCCGGGCCTGCTCATCTTCCTCGCCGTGGCCACGAACGAGGGGGCGCCGAGCTGGGCGCAACTGATCGGGCAGCTGACGATGCCGCTCTGGGCCATGTTCCTCAACGCTATGCTGCTCGCGACGCTGGCGACGCTGATGGGGCAGGTGGAATACCGGACCAACGGCTGGGCGTTCGTGCTCGTCCAGCCGGTCCCCCGGTGGCAGGTGTTCGTGACCAAGCTGATGATCCTGGTCGTGCTGCACGTGGCGATGATCGCGATGTGCATCCTGGGCGCGATCGTCAGCGCGCTGGCCGCCGGATATGCCTTCGACCGCGTCCCGACCGGCGACACCCCTCTGCGGCCGGCTCTCGACTTCGTCCTCGCCATGACCGGTGGGAGTTTCGCGATCCTCGTGCTTCAGCTGTGGGCGGCGCTGCGCTGGAACAATTTCACCGTGCCGCTCGCGATGGGCATCGGCGGAACGCTGGTCGGTCTCGCCGTGCTGATCGCGGGGACCGAGCAGGCGGACTGGTTTCCGTGGGTTCTCGCGCTGAAAGCGGGCGTGGCGGATTCGCCCCGATGGTTCATCACCACCGGGCTGGTGGCAGGCATCGTCGCTGCCGTGGCGATGGTCCTCGACTTCCAGCGGCACACCTTTCGATGA
- the groL gene encoding chaperonin GroEL (60 kDa chaperone family; promotes refolding of misfolded polypeptides especially under stressful conditions; forms two stacked rings of heptamers to form a barrel-shaped 14mer; ends can be capped by GroES; misfolded proteins enter the barrel where they are refolded when GroES binds), giving the protein MAAKDVKFSRDAREGILRGVDTLANAVKVTLGPKGRNVVIDKSFGAPRITKDGVTVAKEIELKDKFENMGAQMIKEVASKANDAAGDGTTTATVLAQSIVTEGMKSVAAGMNPMDLKRGIDLAVTKVVEDLKARSKDVSGSSEISQVGVISANGDREVGEKIAEAMEKVGKEGVITVDESKGLEFELETVEGMQFDRGYLSPYFITNPDKMTVELENPYILIHEKKLSNLQSMLPVLEAAVQSGRPLLIIAEDIEGEALATLVVNKLRGGLKVAAVKAPGFGDRRKAMLQDIAILTKGEMISEDLGIKLENVTLGMLGEAKRVTIDKDNTTIVDGAGAEEDIKARVGEIRTQIDNTSSDYDKEKLQERLAKLAGGVAVIKVGGATEVEVKERKDRVDDALHATRAAVEEGIVPGGGTALLYATKALSGLEGDNDDQTRGVDIVRRALQAPVRQIASNAGHDGAVVAGKLMDGNDETMGFNAATDTYENLVSAGVIDPTKVVRTALQDAASVAGLLITTEAAIVEKPEDKNSGGGGMPDMGGMGGGMGGMGF; this is encoded by the coding sequence ATGGCTGCCAAGGACGTAAAATTTAGCCGCGATGCCCGCGAAGGCATCCTCCGGGGCGTCGACACGCTCGCCAATGCCGTGAAGGTGACTCTCGGCCCGAAGGGTCGCAACGTCGTCATCGACAAGAGCTTCGGCGCGCCGCGCATCACCAAGGACGGTGTCACTGTCGCCAAGGAAATCGAACTGAAGGACAAGTTCGAGAACATGGGCGCGCAGATGATCAAGGAAGTCGCATCGAAGGCGAACGACGCCGCCGGTGACGGCACCACCACCGCGACCGTTCTGGCCCAGTCGATCGTGACCGAAGGCATGAAGTCGGTTGCGGCCGGCATGAACCCGATGGACCTGAAGCGCGGCATCGACCTCGCCGTCACCAAGGTCGTCGAAGACCTGAAGGCGCGTTCCAAAGACGTTTCCGGCTCCAGCGAGATCTCGCAGGTCGGCGTCATTTCCGCGAACGGCGACCGTGAAGTCGGCGAGAAGATCGCCGAAGCCATGGAAAAGGTCGGCAAGGAAGGCGTGATCACCGTCGACGAAAGCAAGGGCCTCGAATTCGAGCTCGAGACCGTCGAAGGCATGCAGTTCGACCGCGGCTATCTCAGCCCCTACTTCATCACCAACCCGGACAAGATGACGGTCGAACTCGAAAACCCGTACATCCTGATCCACGAGAAGAAGCTGTCGAACCTTCAGTCGATGCTGCCGGTGCTCGAAGCGGCCGTCCAGTCGGGCCGTCCGCTGCTGATCATCGCGGAAGACATCGAAGGCGAAGCGCTGGCGACCCTCGTGGTCAACAAGCTGCGCGGCGGCCTGAAGGTCGCGGCGGTCAAGGCTCCGGGCTTCGGCGATCGTCGCAAGGCGATGCTGCAGGACATCGCGATCCTGACCAAGGGCGAGATGATTTCCGAAGACCTCGGCATCAAGCTCGAGAACGTCACGCTCGGCATGCTGGGTGAAGCCAAGCGCGTCACCATCGACAAGGACAACACGACCATCGTCGACGGTGCCGGTGCCGAAGAGGACATCAAGGCCCGCGTCGGCGAAATCCGCACGCAGATCGACAACACCTCCAGCGACTACGACAAGGAAAAGCTGCAGGAACGTCTGGCGAAGCTCGCCGGCGGGGTTGCCGTGATCAAGGTCGGCGGTGCCACCGAAGTCGAGGTGAAGGAACGCAAGGACCGCGTCGACGACGCGCTGCACGCGACCCGCGCCGCGGTGGAAGAAGGCATCGTCCCGGGCGGCGGTACCGCGCTGCTCTACGCCACCAAGGCCCTCAGCGGTCTCGAAGGCGACAATGACGACCAGACCCGCGGTGTCGACATCGTGCGTCGTGCCCTGCAGGCTCCGGTCCGCCAGATCGCCTCGAACGCCGGCCATGACGGCGCGGTCGTCGCGGGCAAGCTGATGGACGGCAATGACGAGACCATGGGCTTCAACGCCGCGACCGACACGTACGAGAACCTGGTCTCGGCCGGTGTCATCGACCCGACCAAGGTCGTACGCACCGCGCTGCAGGACGCCGCTTCGGTGGCCGGTCTGCTGATCACGACCGAAGCCGCGATCGTCGAAAAGCCGGAAGACAAGAACTCCGGCGGCGGCGGCATGCCCGACATGGGCGGCATGGGCGGCGGCATGGGCGGCATGGGCTTCTAA
- the groES gene encoding co-chaperone GroES encodes MAFRPLHDRVLVRRIEAEEKTAGGIIIPDSAKEKPSEGEVVAVGDGVRDDDGDRVALDVKAGDRVLFGKWGGTEVTIDGEELLIMKESDIMGIIS; translated from the coding sequence ATGGCATTTCGTCCGTTGCATGACCGCGTTCTGGTCCGTCGCATCGAAGCCGAGGAAAAGACCGCCGGCGGCATCATCATCCCCGACAGCGCCAAGGAAAAGCCGAGCGAAGGCGAAGTCGTCGCCGTGGGCGACGGCGTCCGTGACGACGACGGCGACCGTGTCGCGCTCGACGTCAAGGCCGGCGACCGCGTGCTGTTCGGCAAGTGGGGCGGCACCGAAGTCACGATCGACGGCGAAGAGCTGCTGATCATGAAGGAAAGCGATATCATGGGGATCATTTCCTGA
- a CDS encoding mechanosensitive ion channel domain-containing protein has translation MIAETDIAALSVPEQIWLWLRVNMVEIAGAFAVLVIGLLIASFVSRWVERTLTKSPRFDQTIAAFLSNLVKYALWALVLVTVLSQFGVETTSILAALGGLALAVGLALQGTLSNVASGVMILVQKPFKVGEAISVNEFTAVVQQIGLFTTELKQFDGLFVMVPNSELWNQPIVNLHRHPTRRFELIVGIGYDDSMEQARKELLALAEADERVLDDPAPQAFVNSLDDSSVGIGLRVWCATGDYMAVSWDLTEKAKARFDAVGLNIPFPQREVTMKAA, from the coding sequence ATGATCGCGGAAACCGATATCGCAGCCCTCAGCGTGCCGGAGCAGATATGGCTCTGGCTGCGCGTCAACATGGTCGAGATCGCGGGCGCCTTCGCCGTGCTCGTCATCGGCCTGCTGATCGCGAGCTTCGTGTCGCGCTGGGTGGAGCGGACTCTCACGAAATCGCCGCGCTTCGACCAGACCATTGCCGCTTTCCTGTCCAACCTCGTGAAATACGCGCTGTGGGCGCTGGTGCTGGTGACGGTGCTGTCCCAGTTCGGCGTGGAGACGACCAGCATCCTGGCCGCGCTGGGAGGACTTGCCCTGGCGGTCGGCCTCGCGCTGCAGGGCACGCTCAGCAATGTGGCGTCGGGCGTGATGATCCTGGTGCAGAAGCCCTTCAAGGTGGGCGAGGCGATCTCGGTCAACGAATTCACCGCCGTGGTCCAGCAGATCGGCCTGTTCACCACAGAGCTGAAGCAGTTCGACGGATTGTTCGTGATGGTGCCCAATTCCGAACTCTGGAACCAGCCGATCGTCAACCTGCATCGCCACCCCACCCGCCGTTTCGAACTGATCGTGGGGATCGGTTACGACGACAGCATGGAGCAGGCGCGCAAGGAACTGCTCGCGCTGGCCGAGGCCGACGAGCGGGTGCTGGACGATCCCGCACCGCAGGCCTTCGTCAATTCGCTGGACGACAGTTCCGTAGGCATCGGCCTGCGCGTCTGGTGCGCGACCGGCGATTACATGGCGGTGTCCTGGGACCTCACCGAAAAGGCCAAGGCGCGGTTCGACGCGGTCGGCCTCAACATCCCGTTCCCGCAGCGCGAAGTCACGATGAAGGCTGCCTGA
- a CDS encoding MATE family efflux transporter, with protein sequence MSDSLPLQVDPEKPWRTELAATLRLSWPLALANLLQMLTYAVDVIFIARLGEDQLAASALAVALFGMVLWALSGLTGAVAPVISAELGERAPALRPVRRGMRMALWLSIGAGLLGMGACLLLGPLMVASGQEPRITALANEYNLLIIFSLIPMLFNNVLRCFVSALDRPIFATLITAAGIGVNALANYAFIFGNFGAPELGLRGAAMATIITSFVTLAAYLLAIRLDPKLHRYRILGRWWAPDWQRLWQIVRIGTPIALTITAEAGIFGAAAFLMGNIGAAQLAGHTIALQIAALAFQIPFGIGQASTIRVGYFYGARDSEGMGRAGWVGIALGTGFMVLTAGAMILAPRALLSIYVDPYAAANAALIGFALQYLVIAAAFQLADGLQAVAAGALRGLQDTRIPMVIAIFAYWVPGFGTAVALGFGTPLEGTGVWIGLATGLLVAAILLVWRWLRRDALGLTQRPVRQPSS encoded by the coding sequence ATGTCCGATTCGCTTCCCCTCCAGGTCGATCCCGAAAAACCCTGGCGCACCGAGCTTGCCGCGACCCTGCGGCTGAGCTGGCCGCTCGCGCTCGCCAACCTGCTGCAGATGCTGACCTACGCGGTCGACGTGATCTTCATCGCGCGGCTGGGGGAAGACCAGCTGGCGGCATCCGCGCTGGCGGTCGCGCTTTTCGGCATGGTGCTGTGGGCGCTCAGCGGGCTGACGGGGGCGGTGGCGCCGGTCATTTCGGCGGAACTGGGCGAGCGAGCGCCCGCCTTGCGACCGGTGCGGCGCGGGATGCGCATGGCGCTGTGGCTGTCCATCGGCGCGGGGCTGCTGGGCATGGGTGCGTGCCTGCTGCTCGGCCCGCTGATGGTCGCCAGCGGGCAGGAGCCGCGCATCACCGCGCTCGCCAACGAATACAATCTGCTGATCATCTTCTCGCTGATCCCGATGCTGTTCAACAACGTCCTGCGCTGCTTCGTATCGGCGCTGGACCGGCCGATCTTCGCAACGCTGATCACCGCGGCGGGCATCGGCGTGAACGCGCTCGCCAATTACGCCTTCATCTTCGGCAATTTCGGCGCGCCGGAACTGGGCCTGCGCGGCGCGGCGATGGCGACGATCATCACGTCTTTCGTCACGCTGGCCGCTTACCTGCTGGCCATCCGGCTCGACCCGAAGCTGCACCGCTACCGCATCCTCGGCCGCTGGTGGGCACCGGACTGGCAGCGCCTGTGGCAGATCGTGCGGATCGGCACGCCCATCGCACTGACCATTACGGCAGAGGCGGGCATTTTCGGCGCCGCGGCGTTCCTGATGGGCAATATCGGCGCGGCGCAGCTGGCGGGGCACACCATCGCACTGCAGATCGCGGCGCTCGCCTTCCAGATCCCCTTCGGCATCGGCCAGGCGAGCACCATCCGCGTGGGCTATTTCTATGGCGCGCGCGACAGCGAGGGCATGGGCCGTGCCGGCTGGGTGGGCATCGCGCTGGGCACAGGTTTCATGGTGCTGACCGCCGGCGCGATGATCCTTGCGCCCAGGGCCCTGCTCTCGATCTATGTCGATCCCTATGCCGCCGCCAACGCGGCCCTCATCGGTTTCGCCCTGCAATACCTGGTCATCGCCGCCGCCTTCCAGCTTGCCGACGGGTTGCAGGCCGTCGCTGCGGGCGCACTGCGCGGGTTGCAGGACACGCGCATCCCGATGGTCATCGCGATCTTCGCCTACTGGGTGCCCGGCTTCGGCACGGCGGTCGCGCTCGGCTTCGGCACCCCGCTGGAAGGGACCGGCGTCTGGATCGGCCTCGCGACCGGGCTGCTGGTCGCGGCGATCCTGCTGGTCTGGCGCTGGCTGCGGCGCGATGCGCTGGGGCTGACGCAGCGCCCCGTCAGGCAGCCTTCATCGTGA
- a CDS encoding DUF305 domain-containing protein, producing MIANETGETPDMFAKTRLLATAACATLLASPALAQDATIVQPGGVGQDAREIDANDAISIVADRYIQADVDFMQNMIWHHFQAVEMGRLVDGRTATDDIVEIARKIQVSQADEIAFMQSWLRERGQDVPDPAAAQGHAHHMMHASDGGPVMMKGMATPEQMEQLASLSGTEFDRMYLQLMIAHHAGALDMVDMLNDAPGAAYDPILSRFVNDVVADQSAEITVMSNLLADVATDPRTGLAAGFRDAEQAAKGLRLVRSLPKPAGFFDPENPAGLRLPAVLEDPVERSPIDGGAAADSDEADPRSEALRKLNEAMAAVSAIGAEPDEDMPANARPSQTNPRFPLLSFGNTDMAFSRDLLIAGNYHGFNIYRLSDEGMPNLISSVVCPGGQGDVSIAGDLLIMSVEDNRGRTDCGLGGVSEDVSPDRFRGLRIFDISDIDRPRQVGQVQTCRGSHTHSIVADDANSLLVYNSGISRVRDEEELAGCTIGFGGEESALFSIDVIEIPKADPSQARIIDSPRIFAKDGRIAGLWRGGDHGPGTQDTATTDQCHDITIFPAKNIAAGACSGNGIVLDISDPRKPVRVDDVTDKGFAYWHSATFNNDGTKVLFTDEWGGGARPRCRSQDPMTWGADAIYDIVDGKLVQRSLFKIPSAQSETENCVAHNGSLVPVPGRDIFVQAWYQGGISLIDFTDSSNPVEIGYFDRGPIDEDQSLVGGFWSVYYFDGKIYGTEIVRGLDVLELVPTEMLTENEIAAAKLADQGEFFNPQQQMPVTWPDDPVVALAYLDQYERDEAGEAQMPMVTELRTLLARAQDGDASVADQLETAADGMTESDVRGQRMAGVLRGIAANLRNGG from the coding sequence ATGATTGCAAACGAAACCGGAGAGACACCCGACATGTTCGCCAAGACCCGCCTGCTCGCCACCGCGGCGTGCGCCACCCTGCTCGCCAGCCCCGCCCTCGCCCAGGACGCGACCATCGTCCAGCCGGGCGGCGTGGGCCAGGACGCGCGGGAAATCGACGCGAACGACGCGATCAGCATCGTCGCCGACCGTTACATCCAGGCCGATGTCGACTTCATGCAGAACATGATCTGGCACCACTTCCAGGCGGTGGAGATGGGCCGCTTGGTAGACGGCCGGACTGCGACCGACGACATCGTGGAAATCGCCCGCAAGATCCAGGTCAGCCAGGCGGACGAGATCGCCTTCATGCAAAGCTGGCTGCGCGAGCGCGGGCAGGACGTTCCCGACCCCGCCGCGGCGCAGGGTCACGCCCACCACATGATGCACGCATCCGATGGCGGCCCCGTGATGATGAAGGGCATGGCGACGCCCGAACAGATGGAACAGCTCGCCTCGCTGTCGGGGACCGAGTTCGACCGCATGTACCTCCAGCTGATGATCGCCCACCATGCGGGAGCGCTGGACATGGTGGACATGCTGAACGACGCGCCGGGCGCGGCCTACGACCCGATCCTGTCGCGCTTCGTCAACGACGTGGTCGCCGACCAGTCGGCGGAAATCACCGTGATGAGCAACCTCCTGGCCGACGTTGCGACCGATCCGCGGACCGGCCTTGCCGCCGGATTCCGCGACGCGGAGCAGGCCGCGAAGGGCCTGCGGCTCGTCCGCTCGCTGCCCAAGCCTGCAGGCTTCTTCGATCCGGAAAACCCGGCCGGTCTGCGCCTGCCGGCCGTGCTCGAAGATCCCGTGGAGCGTAGCCCGATCGACGGTGGCGCGGCTGCCGACAGCGACGAGGCCGATCCGCGCAGCGAAGCGCTCCGCAAGCTGAACGAGGCGATGGCCGCCGTCTCCGCCATCGGCGCGGAACCGGACGAGGACATGCCGGCCAATGCCCGCCCGTCCCAGACCAATCCGCGATTCCCCCTGCTCAGCTTCGGCAATACCGACATGGCGTTCTCGCGCGATCTGCTGATCGCGGGCAATTACCACGGCTTCAACATCTACCGCCTGTCGGACGAGGGCATGCCGAACCTTATTAGCTCGGTCGTGTGCCCGGGGGGCCAGGGCGACGTGTCGATCGCCGGCGACCTGCTGATCATGTCGGTCGAGGACAATCGCGGCCGGACCGATTGCGGCCTCGGCGGCGTGTCCGAAGACGTCAGCCCCGACCGGTTCCGCGGCCTGCGCATCTTCGACATTTCGGACATCGACCGCCCGCGCCAGGTCGGCCAGGTGCAGACCTGCCGCGGCAGCCACACGCACTCGATCGTGGCGGACGATGCCAATTCGCTGCTGGTCTACAATTCCGGCATCTCGCGCGTGCGCGACGAGGAGGAGCTGGCCGGCTGCACGATCGGCTTCGGGGGCGAGGAAAGCGCGCTCTTCAGCATCGACGTGATCGAGATCCCCAAGGCCGATCCCTCGCAGGCGCGGATCATCGATTCCCCGCGCATCTTCGCCAAGGACGGACGCATTGCCGGCCTGTGGCGGGGCGGCGACCACGGTCCGGGTACGCAGGACACCGCGACCACGGACCAGTGCCACGACATCACCATCTTCCCGGCGAAGAACATCGCCGCGGGCGCGTGTTCGGGCAACGGCATCGTCCTCGACATCTCGGACCCGCGCAAGCCGGTCCGCGTGGACGACGTGACCGACAAGGGTTTCGCCTACTGGCACTCCGCCACCTTCAACAATGACGGCACCAAGGTGCTGTTCACGGACGAGTGGGGCGGCGGTGCCCGCCCGCGCTGCCGCAGCCAGGACCCGATGACCTGGGGCGCGGACGCGATCTACGACATCGTGGACGGCAAGCTGGTGCAGCGCAGCCTGTTCAAGATCCCGAGCGCGCAAAGCGAGACCGAGAACTGCGTCGCCCACAACGGCTCGCTGGTGCCGGTCCCGGGCCGCGACATCTTCGTTCAGGCCTGGTACCAGGGCGGCATCTCGCTGATCGACTTCACCGACAGCAGCAACCCGGTCGAGATCGGCTATTTCGACCGCGGCCCGATCGACGAGGACCAGTCGCTGGTCGGCGGTTTCTGGTCGGTCTATTACTTCGACGGCAAGATCTACGGCACCGAGATCGTGCGCGGCCTCGACGTGCTGGAGCTCGTGCCGACGGAGATGCTGACCGAGAACGAGATCGCCGCGGCCAAGCTCGCCGACCAGGGCGAGTTCTTCAATCCGCAGCAGCAGATGCCGGTCACCTGGCCGGACGATCCGGTGGTCGCCCTCGCCTATCTCGACCAGTACGAGCGGGACGAGGCCGGCGAAGCGCAGATGCCGATGGTGACGGAGCTGCGCACGCTGCTGGCGCGGGCACAGGACGGCGATGCCAGCGTCGCGGACCAGCTGGAAACGGCGGCCGACGGCATGACCGAGAGCGATGTGCGCGGCCAGCGCATGGCCGGCGTCCTGCGCGGGATCGCGGCGAACCTACGCAACGGCGGGTGA
- the rplL gene encoding 50S ribosomal protein L7/L12, with protein MADIKALVEELSKLTVLEAAELATALEDEWGVSAAAAVAVAGPAGGGDAAAPAEEKDEFDVILTGDGGKKIQVIKEVRGITGLGLGEAKALVEGAPKPLKEGVNKAEAEDIKSKIEAAGGTVELK; from the coding sequence ATGGCCGATATCAAAGCCCTCGTAGAAGAACTTTCGAAGCTGACCGTTCTGGAAGCCGCCGAACTCGCCACCGCGCTCGAAGATGAGTGGGGCGTGAGCGCCGCCGCAGCCGTGGCCGTGGCCGGCCCCGCCGGTGGTGGCGATGCCGCTGCCCCCGCCGAAGAGAAGGACGAATTCGACGTCATCCTCACCGGCGACGGTGGCAAGAAGATCCAGGTCATCAAGGAAGTCCGTGGCATCACGGGCCTCGGCCTGGGCGAAGCCAAGGCGCTCGTCGAAGGCGCGCCGAAGCCGCTCAAGGAAGGCGTCAACAAGGCGGAAGCCGAAGACATCAAGAGCAAGATCGAAGCTGCCGGCGGTACCGTCGAGCTCAAGTAA
- the rplJ gene encoding 50S ribosomal protein L10 produces the protein MDRSQKTDAVAQLNAVFNEVGVVVITRNLGLTVAESTDLRGKMREAGASYKVAKNRLAKLALKDTPYEGIEGMLSGPTALGYSEDPVAAAKAAVDFAKSNDRLEIVGGSMGGQVLDEAGIRSLASMPSLDELRAKLVGLMNAPATKVAQVVNAPASKLARVFGAYGAKEAA, from the coding sequence ATGGATCGTTCGCAGAAAACCGACGCGGTCGCCCAGCTCAATGCGGTCTTCAACGAGGTCGGCGTGGTGGTCATCACCCGCAACCTCGGCCTGACGGTGGCGGAATCCACCGATCTGCGCGGGAAGATGCGCGAAGCCGGCGCGTCCTACAAGGTTGCGAAGAACCGTCTTGCCAAGCTCGCCCTGAAGGACACTCCCTACGAAGGCATCGAAGGCATGCTTTCGGGCCCGACGGCCCTCGGTTACTCCGAGGATCCGGTGGCGGCGGCCAAGGCCGCGGTGGACTTCGCCAAATCGAACGACCGGCTGGAAATCGTCGGCGGTTCGATGGGCGGGCAGGTTCTCGACGAAGCAGGTATCAGGTCGCTGGCCTCGATGCCGAGCCTCGACGAGCTGCGTGCCAAGCTGGTGGGTCTGATGAATGCGCCTGCGACCAAGGTCGCCCAGGTCGTCAACGCCCCTGCCAGCAAGCTGGCCCGCGTCTTTGGTGCCTACGGCGCCAAGGAAGCTGCATAG
- a CDS encoding alpha/beta hydrolase — protein sequence MSGTELVGPTSQVLISMRTRLHYVDWGNPDAPPLILLHGGRDHSRSWDWTAEELRKDWHVICPDLRGHGDSDWNETGHYPVMHYVYDLGQLIHQLELAPVTIVAHSLGGNVAIRYAGLYPDNVRKLVAIEGLGPSPDRLTEMQKTPFHEHWTNWIDKKREASARQIRKYDSFEDALDRMHEANSYLSRAQAHHLTLHAVIRNEDGTFSWKFDPHLHAWPPDDFTPEQTRMLWERITCPTRLIYGADSWASNPKSDGRMKHWGANASVTEYDRAGHWVHHDRFDDFLAEVRDFIA from the coding sequence ATGAGCGGCACCGAACTCGTCGGCCCCACCTCGCAGGTCCTCATCTCCATGCGCACGCGCCTCCACTACGTGGACTGGGGCAATCCGGATGCGCCGCCGCTCATCCTGCTGCATGGCGGGCGCGACCATTCGCGCAGCTGGGACTGGACGGCGGAGGAATTGCGCAAGGACTGGCATGTCATCTGCCCGGACCTGCGTGGCCACGGGGACAGCGACTGGAACGAGACCGGGCATTACCCGGTGATGCATTACGTCTACGACCTCGGCCAGCTGATCCACCAGCTGGAACTGGCGCCGGTGACCATCGTCGCCCACTCGCTCGGCGGCAATGTGGCGATCCGGTATGCCGGCCTCTACCCCGACAATGTCCGCAAGCTGGTCGCGATCGAGGGGCTGGGCCCCAGTCCCGATCGTCTCACCGAGATGCAGAAGACGCCGTTCCACGAGCACTGGACCAACTGGATCGACAAGAAGCGCGAGGCAAGCGCCCGCCAGATCCGCAAGTACGACAGTTTCGAGGACGCGCTCGACCGCATGCACGAGGCGAACAGCTATCTCAGCCGCGCGCAAGCCCACCACCTGACGCTGCACGCGGTCATCCGCAACGAGGACGGCACCTTCAGCTGGAAGTTCGATCCGCACCTGCACGCCTGGCCGCCGGACGATTTCACGCCGGAACAGACCCGGATGCTTTGGGAACGGATCACCTGCCCGACGAGGCTGATCTATGGCGCCGACAGCTGGGCTTCCAATCCGAAGTCCGACGGCCGGATGAAGCACTGGGGCGCGAATGCCAGCGTCACCGAATACGATCGCGCGGGCCACTGGGTGCATCACGACCGGTTCGACGATTTCCTCGCCGAAGTGCGCGACTTCATCGCCTGA
- a CDS encoding acyl-CoA dehydrogenase family protein: protein MPVIDVAQPGFVEDEEIAIFSDAVGKFYEKHAPEKRVLKWREDGQVEREFWTEAGAAGLLGASVPEEYGGHGGDFRHEMVVIDQQGRHNVDGFAASLHNTIILPYLVRHGTEEQKKKYLPKLVSGELVSAIAMTEPGVGSDLQSITTTALKDGNGYRINGAKTYISNGQIADFIIVVAKTDPAERAKGISLMLLETEGAEGFQRGKKLDKIGLDAQDTSELFFDDVFVPSDAVLGGEEGKGFYQLMGELPQERLIIAMGAMTTIERALEETVAFTKERKAFGKTIWDFQNTQFVLADLKARGTAAKVFVNDCIAKHLEGKLDVPTACMAKYWLTELQGEVVDKCLQLHGGSGYINDYPIARMFRDSRVSRIFGGSNEIMKMVIARAM, encoded by the coding sequence ATGCCCGTGATCGACGTCGCTCAGCCCGGTTTTGTGGAAGACGAGGAGATCGCGATCTTCTCAGACGCGGTCGGGAAATTCTACGAAAAGCACGCGCCCGAAAAGCGCGTCCTGAAATGGCGCGAGGACGGGCAGGTGGAACGCGAGTTCTGGACCGAGGCCGGTGCGGCGGGCCTGCTGGGCGCATCGGTGCCCGAGGAATATGGCGGGCATGGCGGCGATTTCCGGCACGAGATGGTGGTGATCGACCAGCAGGGCCGGCACAATGTGGACGGCTTCGCGGCCAGCCTGCACAACACGATCATCCTGCCCTACCTCGTGCGTCACGGGACCGAGGAGCAGAAGAAGAAATACCTGCCCAAGCTGGTTTCGGGCGAACTGGTCAGCGCGATCGCGATGACCGAACCGGGCGTGGGATCGGACCTGCAGAGCATAACCACGACCGCGCTGAAGGACGGCAACGGCTACCGCATCAACGGGGCCAAGACGTACATCTCCAACGGGCAGATCGCGGACTTCATCATCGTCGTCGCCAAGACCGACCCGGCCGAGCGGGCCAAGGGCATTTCGCTCATGCTGCTGGAGACGGAAGGGGCCGAGGGCTTCCAGCGGGGCAAGAAGCTCGACAAGATCGGGCTGGATGCACAGGACACCTCGGAACTCTTCTTCGACGACGTCTTCGTGCCGAGCGACGCGGTGCTGGGCGGCGAGGAAGGCAAGGGCTTCTACCAGCTGATGGGCGAACTGCCGCAGGAACGGCTGATCATCGCGATGGGCGCCATGACCACGATCGAGCGCGCGCTGGAGGAAACGGTCGCCTTCACCAAGGAGCGCAAGGCTTTCGGCAAGACGATCTGGGACTTCCAGAACACGCAGTTCGTCCTCGCCGACCTCAAGGCGCGCGGCACTGCGGCCAAGGTGTTCGTCAACGACTGCATCGCCAAGCACCTGGAAGGCAAGCTGGACGTTCCCACCGCCTGCATGGCCAAATACTGGCTGACCGAATTGCAGGGCGAAGTCGTCGACAAGTGCCTGCAGCTCCATGGCGGATCGGGCTACATCAACGATTACCCGATCGCGCGCATGTTCCGGGACAGCCGGGTCAGCCGCATTTTCGGCGGATCGAACGAGATCATGAAGATGGTGATCGCCCGCGCGATGTAG